A genome region from Pseudomonas sp. N3-W includes the following:
- a CDS encoding nucleobase:cation symporter-2 family protein, translating into MTSSVRAKPQPRSDLIYGLNDRPHLSATIFAALQHVLASFVGIITPTLIMGGALGLQSEIPYLISMALFVSGLGTFVQARRFGPIGSGLLCLQGTSFSFISVILSAGFMVKARGGGTDEILSTIFGVCFFAAFIEVVLSQFIGKLRMLITPVVTGTIITLMGLSLIKVAMTDIAGGFGAADLGGASHLALAALVLGTIVVLNRVDVPFLRLGAIVIGLTLGYVVAWLIGDVDFASLPAVPLMSVPVPFKYGFNFDWVAFVPIAVIFLVSPLEAAGDLTANSMISHQPLKGPIYIRRIKSGLLADGLNSAMAAVFNSMPMVTFAQNNGVIQLTGVASRYVAFFIAGLLVLLGLFPMIGAVLQLMPKPVLGGAELVMFGTVAVAGIKILAEAGLHRRNMLIVAISLGMGLGIAAVPEVLRELPMALHNIFESPITVGALCAIVLNIFLPEEFMALEEDDFDPEASILQVMENPDMPPKGEPASRKAVA; encoded by the coding sequence GTGACCTCATCCGTACGTGCAAAACCCCAACCCCGCTCCGACCTGATCTATGGTCTCAATGACCGTCCGCACCTGAGCGCGACGATCTTCGCCGCCCTGCAACACGTCCTAGCCAGCTTCGTCGGCATCATCACCCCGACCCTGATCATGGGCGGCGCCCTGGGCTTGCAGAGCGAAATCCCGTACCTGATCAGCATGGCGCTGTTCGTCTCCGGGCTCGGCACGTTTGTCCAGGCTCGGCGCTTCGGCCCCATCGGCTCCGGCCTGCTGTGCCTGCAAGGCACCAGTTTTTCGTTTATCAGCGTGATTCTCAGCGCCGGGTTCATGGTCAAGGCCCGGGGCGGTGGCACCGATGAGATTCTCTCGACGATTTTTGGTGTGTGTTTTTTTGCCGCCTTCATTGAAGTGGTGCTGAGCCAATTCATCGGCAAGCTGCGGATGCTGATCACTCCAGTGGTCACCGGCACCATCATCACCCTCATGGGCCTGTCGCTGATCAAGGTCGCCATGACCGATATCGCCGGCGGTTTTGGCGCCGCGGACCTCGGTGGCGCGAGTCATCTGGCACTCGCGGCGCTGGTATTGGGGACTATCGTGGTGTTGAACCGGGTCGATGTGCCGTTCCTGCGCCTGGGCGCCATCGTGATCGGCCTGACCCTGGGTTATGTCGTGGCCTGGCTGATCGGCGACGTCGATTTCGCCAGCCTGCCGGCGGTACCGCTGATGAGCGTACCGGTGCCGTTCAAGTACGGGTTCAACTTCGACTGGGTGGCGTTCGTGCCGATCGCGGTGATTTTCCTGGTCTCGCCGCTGGAAGCCGCCGGCGACCTGACCGCCAACTCGATGATCTCCCACCAGCCGCTCAAAGGCCCGATCTACATTCGCCGAATCAAGTCCGGGCTGCTGGCCGACGGCCTCAATTCGGCCATGGCGGCGGTGTTCAACAGCATGCCGATGGTGACTTTCGCGCAGAACAACGGGGTGATCCAGCTCACAGGCGTGGCCAGCCGTTACGTGGCGTTTTTCATTGCCGGGTTGCTGGTGTTGCTGGGCCTGTTCCCGATGATCGGCGCGGTGTTGCAACTGATGCCGAAACCAGTGCTCGGCGGTGCCGAACTGGTGATGTTCGGCACCGTGGCGGTGGCCGGGATCAAGATCCTCGCCGAAGCCGGACTGCATCGGCGCAACATGCTGATCGTGGCGATTTCCCTGGGCATGGGACTCGGTATCGCGGCGGTGCCAGAAGTACTGCGTGAATTGCCGATGGCGCTGCACAACATCTTCGAATCGCCGATCACGGTCGGTGCGTTGTGCGCCATCGTGTTGAACATCTTCTTGCCGGAGGAGTTCATGGCGCTTGAAGAAGACGATTTCGATCCCGAAGCGTCAATCCTCCAGGTCATGGAAAACCCCGATATGCCGCCCAAGGGTGAACCCGCCTCCCGCAAGGCGGTCGCATAG
- a CDS encoding LEA type 2 family protein produces MRSVHAVILSLLLLSLSACALFPNRDPLNINVVGIEPLQSQDLEVRFAVKIRLQNPNETAIDYSGVALDLEVNGRPLASGVSDQSGTIARFSEAVLTVPVSVSAFSVLRQTLGLSQTQTLDNLPYVLRGKLAGGVFGTMRFVDTGNLSLPGAAAGTW; encoded by the coding sequence ATGCGCAGCGTCCACGCGGTAATTCTTTCCCTTCTACTCCTCTCCCTGAGCGCCTGCGCCCTGTTCCCCAATCGCGATCCGCTGAACATCAACGTGGTCGGCATCGAGCCCCTGCAAAGCCAGGATCTGGAAGTGCGCTTTGCGGTGAAGATCCGCCTGCAAAACCCCAATGAAACCGCGATTGACTACAGCGGCGTGGCGCTGGATCTGGAAGTCAATGGACGGCCGTTGGCTTCAGGTGTCAGCGATCAATCAGGCACCATCGCACGCTTTTCCGAAGCGGTGCTGACGGTGCCGGTCAGCGTCTCGGCGTTCTCGGTACTGCGTCAGACCCTCGGCCTGAGCCAGACACAAACCCTCGACAACCTGCCCTACGTACTGCGCGGCAAACTGGCGGGCGGCGTGTTTGGGACGATGCGGTTTGTCGATACCGGCAACCTCAGTTTGCCGGGGGCGGCTGCGGGAACCTGGTAA